In Sphingobacteriaceae bacterium, the following proteins share a genomic window:
- a CDS encoding peptidase dimerization domain protein → MEKSDITGYLDQNKDRLLNELVELLKIPSVSADSKYKADVIKTAEAVKQRLIEAGADKVELSQTKGNPVVYGEKIIDPKKPTVIVYGHYDVQPADPINLWDSPPFEPVIKKTPIHPEGAIFARGACDDKGQMYMHVKAFEYMMKTNTLPCNVKFMIEGEEEVGSPNLGPWIIENKNRLKGDVILISDTSIIANDTPSIDVGLRGLAYMEVEVVGPNRDLHSGVYGGAVANPINILCKMIADCHDENNHITIPGFYDEVVELTNAERAELGKAPFDLNEFKKDLAIDEELGEKGFSSNERTGIRPTLDVNGIWGGYIGEGAKTVLPSKAFAKISMRLVPDQDSHKISELFQKHFEKTAPKSVKVKVTAHHGGEPVVVSTESAGFKAASKAMQETYGKKPIPTRGGGSIPIVALFKKELGLDSILFGFGLDSDALHSPNEHYGLFNYYKGIETIPLFYKYFTELNSK, encoded by the coding sequence ATGGAAAAGTCAGACATTACGGGTTATTTAGATCAGAATAAAGATCGCTTATTGAATGAATTAGTAGAACTGCTTAAAATCCCTTCGGTGAGTGCCGATAGTAAATATAAGGCAGATGTAATAAAAACAGCAGAGGCTGTAAAGCAGAGGCTAATCGAAGCCGGAGCTGATAAAGTAGAACTTTCGCAAACTAAAGGAAATCCGGTTGTGTATGGAGAAAAAATAATTGATCCTAAAAAACCAACGGTAATTGTGTATGGACATTACGATGTGCAACCGGCAGATCCGATTAATCTTTGGGATTCGCCACCGTTTGAGCCCGTTATCAAAAAAACACCTATTCATCCGGAAGGAGCAATTTTTGCACGCGGTGCCTGCGACGATAAAGGACAAATGTACATGCACGTGAAAGCGTTTGAATACATGATGAAAACAAACACGCTTCCCTGCAATGTAAAGTTTATGATTGAAGGAGAAGAAGAAGTGGGCTCTCCGAATCTAGGTCCGTGGATCATTGAGAATAAAAACCGCTTAAAAGGTGATGTGATTCTAATTTCTGATACTTCTATTATCGCTAACGACACACCCAGTATTGACGTGGGTTTGCGGGGTTTAGCCTATATGGAAGTAGAAGTGGTTGGTCCGAACCGTGATTTACACAGTGGGGTATATGGTGGTGCAGTGGCGAATCCAATTAATATTTTATGTAAGATGATTGCCGATTGTCACGATGAAAACAATCACATCACAATTCCGGGTTTTTACGATGAGGTTGTAGAATTAACTAATGCTGAACGTGCAGAGTTAGGAAAAGCACCCTTTGATCTGAATGAATTTAAAAAAGATCTGGCCATCGACGAAGAGCTGGGTGAGAAAGGATTTAGTAGTAATGAGAGAACTGGTATTCGTCCCACTTTAGATGTAAATGGTATCTGGGGCGGTTATATTGGCGAAGGTGCAAAAACCGTTTTGCCTTCTAAAGCATTTGCAAAAATTAGTATGCGTTTAGTGCCTGATCAGGACTCCCATAAAATAAGTGAACTTTTTCAAAAACATTTTGAAAAAACTGCGCCTAAATCTGTTAAGGTAAAAGTAACTGCGCACCATGGTGGAGAACCTGTTGTTGTGAGTACAGAGAGCGCAGGTTTTAAGGCTGCCAGCAAGGCCATGCAGGAGACGTATGGTAAAAAACCAATCCCTACACGCGGTGGTGGAAGTATTCCCATAGTTGCCTTATTTAAAAAAGAACTAGGTCTGGATAGTATTTTATTTGGATTCGGTTTAGACTCAGACGCTCTGCACTCTCCAAATGAACATTATGGCTTGTTCAATTACTACAAAGGCATCGAAACTATTCCCTTGTTCTATAAGTATTTTACTGAATTAAATTCTAAATAG
- a CDS encoding RNA-binding protein: MEVRADTYLWAIRMYKSRTLASDAIKGGKVKLDEQSFKPSHVVKVGERYTMSIGYDKKIIEVSALMDKRQSFEIAQKHYLDLSPPPEKKGEVLPSAFFKVNIKRERGTGRPTKKDRRDMDDFGSL, from the coding sequence ATGGAAGTAAGAGCTGATACCTATCTATGGGCCATCCGCATGTATAAATCCCGCACACTGGCGTCAGATGCTATCAAAGGCGGGAAAGTTAAACTCGATGAACAATCATTTAAACCTTCGCATGTTGTTAAGGTGGGTGAGCGTTACACTATGAGCATTGGTTACGATAAAAAGATTATTGAAGTGAGTGCACTCATGGATAAACGCCAGAGTTTTGAAATAGCGCAAAAGCATTATTTGGATCTTTCACCACCACCCGAGAAAAAGGGGGAAGTTTTACCCTCAGCATTTTTTAAGGTAAATATAAAAAGAGAAAGGGGCACGGGCAGGCCAACCAAAAAAGATAGGCGTGATATGGATGATTTCGGCTCGCTTTAA
- a CDS encoding phenylacetic acid degradation protein, with translation MARFHTLKIKDIRRETADAVSIAFEVPPQQQPEYQFKQGQYVTLKLNLKGEEVRRSYSLCSSPYSEKELRVAIKEVNGGLVSTYINRELKVGDMIEVMTPMGNFHTVLSGAKSKNYVLFAGGSGITPMMSILKSVLYVEKQSKITLIYANRSEETSIFREELDVISGNNPNLTVVHVYDQPIQKISDLQTGILTTEKTKTLVETFGGLNADEYFVCGPAPMMENVKTTLEALKVPKEKIHIEYFTAVIEAVAKAEVATGGNVNAKVKVLQYGIETEFNLETSSISILDAAIEAGVDAPFSCKGAVCCTCRAKVLEGQVKMTANFALTDAEVEEGFILTCQAHPITPTVVIDYDA, from the coding sequence ATGGCACGTTTTCATACACTTAAGATCAAAGATATCCGTCGCGAAACAGCAGATGCAGTTTCCATTGCTTTTGAAGTTCCTCCACAACAACAACCCGAGTACCAATTTAAACAAGGGCAGTATGTTACTTTAAAACTTAATTTAAAAGGAGAAGAAGTAAGGCGTTCTTACAGTCTTTGCTCGAGTCCGTACAGCGAAAAAGAATTGCGCGTGGCTATTAAAGAAGTTAACGGCGGGCTTGTATCCACCTATATCAACCGCGAGTTAAAAGTGGGAGATATGATAGAAGTGATGACGCCGATGGGAAATTTTCATACCGTGTTATCTGGTGCCAAATCAAAAAATTACGTTCTTTTTGCAGGTGGTAGCGGAATTACTCCCATGATGAGTATTTTAAAGAGCGTTTTGTATGTAGAAAAACAAAGCAAGATCACTTTAATTTACGCCAACAGAAGTGAAGAGACTTCTATTTTTAGAGAAGAATTGGATGTTATTTCGGGAAATAATCCAAACCTCACTGTAGTGCATGTTTACGATCAGCCGATTCAAAAAATATCAGACTTGCAAACCGGGATTCTTACTACAGAAAAAACAAAAACTTTGGTGGAAACCTTTGGCGGTTTAAATGCCGACGAATACTTTGTTTGTGGTCCTGCGCCAATGATGGAAAACGTAAAAACCACGCTGGAAGCACTAAAAGTTCCGAAAGAAAAAATTCACATTGAATACTTTACTGCTGTTATTGAAGCTGTAGCAAAAGCAGAAGTAGCAACAGGTGGTAATGTAAATGCAAAAGTAAAAGTTCTGCAATACGGAATTGAAACCGAATTTAACCTGGAAACAAGCAGTATTAGCATACTGGACGCTGCAATAGAAGCAGGCGTTGACGCACCTTTTAGTTGTAAAGGAGCAGTTTGTTGTACATGCCGCGCTAAAGTATTAGAAGGTCAGGTAAAAATGACCGCTAACTTCGCTTTAACCGACGCGGAAGTAGAAGAAGGATTTATTTTAACCTGCCAGGCACATCCGATTACTCCAACAGTAGTAATCGATTACGATGCATAG
- a CDS encoding 1,2-phenylacetyl-CoA epoxidase subunit A, with product MDVVNFEDLFEAKLAKNEMIEPKDWMPENYRKHLIRQISQHAHSEIVGMLPEGNWISRAPSLRSKLVLLAKVQDEGGHGLYLYTAAESLGTSRDEMLNALLTGKAKYSSIFNYPTLTWADVGAVGWLVDGAAIMNQVMLQRSSYGPYSRAMVRICKEESFHQRQGYELMTHLAFGTPAQKEMAQDALNRWWFPTLMMFGPPDRESPNSENAIKWRIKRETNDQLRQRFVNQTVVQAEYLGLTIPDKGLVWNEERKAYDFSEPDWAEFKNIIKGNGPCNKERMTSRNKSHKEGEWVRAAAAAYGKKQSEKSQAA from the coding sequence ATGGACGTTGTTAATTTTGAAGATTTATTTGAAGCCAAGCTGGCTAAAAATGAAATGATTGAACCAAAAGATTGGATGCCTGAAAATTACCGCAAGCATCTTATTCGCCAGATTTCTCAACATGCTCACAGCGAAATCGTTGGTATGTTACCTGAAGGAAACTGGATTTCACGCGCTCCAAGTCTGCGTTCCAAACTTGTTTTATTGGCAAAAGTGCAGGACGAAGGAGGACACGGTTTGTATTTATATACTGCCGCTGAATCCTTAGGTACGAGCCGTGATGAAATGTTGAACGCACTCCTTACGGGAAAAGCAAAATATTCTTCGATTTTTAATTATCCTACTTTAACCTGGGCCGATGTTGGCGCAGTGGGCTGGCTCGTAGATGGCGCAGCGATTATGAACCAGGTAATGTTACAACGTTCTTCTTATGGACCTTATAGCCGTGCAATGGTGCGTATTTGTAAAGAAGAGAGTTTTCATCAACGCCAGGGTTACGAATTAATGACGCATTTGGCTTTTGGTACTCCCGCTCAAAAAGAAATGGCGCAGGATGCTTTGAACCGTTGGTGGTTCCCTACACTCATGATGTTTGGTCCACCCGATCGCGAAAGTCCAAATAGTGAGAATGCTATTAAATGGAGAATTAAACGTGAAACAAATGATCAGTTACGTCAACGTTTCGTAAATCAAACAGTTGTACAGGCAGAATATCTGGGTCTTACAATTCCTGATAAAGGGTTGGTTTGGAACGAAGAACGAAAAGCTTACGATTTCAGCGAGCCAGATTGGGCAGAGTTCAAAAACATTATCAAGGGAAATGGCCCTTGCAATAAAGAACGTATGACTTCCCGCAATAAATCGCACAAAGAAGGAGAGTGGGTAAGAGCAGCAGCAGCAGCCTACGGTAAAAAACAAAGTGAAAAATCACAAGCTGCTTAA
- a CDS encoding 1,2-phenylacetyl-CoA epoxidase subunit B → MSDSQGPLWEVFVQKKSGQPFVHCGNLHAYDKEMALQNARDLYTRRGEGMSLWVVPSEAIVSSSPEDAGPFFEPANDKIFRHPTFYQIPDGVGHM, encoded by the coding sequence ATGAGTGATAGTCAAGGCCCTTTGTGGGAAGTATTTGTTCAAAAAAAATCTGGTCAGCCATTTGTACATTGTGGCAACCTTCATGCTTATGATAAAGAAATGGCTTTACAAAATGCCCGCGATTTATACACGCGTCGTGGCGAAGGCATGTCTTTATGGGTAGTACCCAGCGAAGCCATTGTTTCGAGTAGTCCTGAAGATGCGGGTCCGTTTTTTGAACCGGCTAACGATAAAATTTTTCGTCATCCAACCTTCTACCAGATTCCTGATGGAGTAGGGCATATGTAA
- the paaI gene encoding phenylacetate-CoA oxygenase subunit PaaI, which translates to MDSKEALFNYTLRLGDTSLILGQRLSEWTGHGPFLEEDLALTNIALDIFGRAKGLLEYAAQVEGKGRTEDDLAFFRNDREYFNALITEQPNGDYAQTIIRQAFIDCFDLLFYTALSKSKDETLAGISAKSVMEITYHKRHSFSWVMRFGNGTEESLQRLQKGFDATWEYTGELFEMTKTDEALLKDGISVDLAALKPIWEKEIFELLEKANIQIPETTFMQTGSRRGLHGEHLSYILAEMQSLPRMHPTAKW; encoded by the coding sequence ATGGATTCGAAGGAAGCTTTATTTAATTATACTTTACGTTTAGGAGATACAAGTCTTATTCTTGGTCAGCGTTTGAGCGAGTGGACAGGGCATGGTCCTTTTTTAGAAGAAGATCTCGCCTTGACGAATATCGCCCTGGATATTTTTGGCAGAGCAAAAGGTCTGCTGGAATATGCCGCGCAAGTTGAAGGCAAAGGAAGAACAGAAGATGATCTTGCTTTTTTTCGTAACGACAGAGAATATTTTAACGCTTTAATTACAGAACAACCTAACGGAGACTATGCGCAGACCATTATTCGCCAGGCTTTCATAGATTGTTTCGATCTGTTATTTTATACGGCGCTTTCAAAAAGTAAAGACGAAACCCTCGCAGGCATCTCCGCAAAATCGGTCATGGAAATTACTTACCATAAACGTCACAGTTTTAGTTGGGTAATGCGTTTTGGAAATGGAACAGAAGAAAGTCTACAACGTTTACAAAAAGGTTTTGACGCCACCTGGGAATATACAGGCGAATTATTTGAAATGACCAAGACAGATGAGGCTCTTTTAAAAGACGGAATCTCTGTAGATCTTGCAGCATTAAAACCCATTTGGGAAAAAGAAATTTTTGAGCTGCTTGAAAAAGCAAACATTCAAATTCCGGAAACAACTTTTATGCAAACCGGTAGCAGAAGAGGTTTGCACGGCGAACACTTAAGTTACATTCTTGCTGAAATGCAATCTCTTCCAAGAATGCACCCAACTGCTAAGTGGTAG
- a CDS encoding glycosyl transferase → MQVAGFTIIRNALKYDYPVVEAITSILPICDVFYVGVGNSDDGTRELIASIPSDKIKIIDTVWDDSMREGGKVLSLETNKVFDQIPKEYDWCFYIQSDECVHEADLPKIKESMQMHAMDKAVDGLLFEYKHFYGHYKYVGVGRRWYKHEIRIIKNNKTIRSYKDAQGFRTLDDKKLTVKKTGAFIYHYGWVKSPKAQQAKQSSFHKMWHDDAWMKNNIPEVEEFDYSNIDLLEIYKGSHPKVFETRIQHANWNFKYDLKKVKRNLKYRFLFLVEKLTGWRIGENRNYRIT, encoded by the coding sequence ATGCAGGTTGCAGGATTTACAATTATACGAAACGCCCTTAAGTACGACTACCCGGTGGTGGAAGCCATTACTTCCATTTTACCCATTTGTGATGTTTTTTATGTAGGAGTAGGAAACAGTGACGATGGCACCCGCGAATTAATTGCCTCTATACCTTCCGACAAAATAAAAATTATTGATACCGTATGGGATGACAGCATGCGTGAAGGCGGAAAAGTTTTATCGTTAGAAACAAATAAAGTCTTTGATCAGATTCCAAAAGAGTATGATTGGTGTTTTTACATTCAGAGCGACGAGTGTGTGCATGAGGCAGACCTTCCAAAAATAAAAGAAAGCATGCAGATGCATGCCATGGACAAAGCCGTTGACGGACTTCTATTTGAATACAAACATTTTTACGGCCATTACAAATACGTGGGTGTTGGACGACGCTGGTACAAACATGAAATCCGTATTATAAAAAATAATAAAACGATTCGCTCTTACAAAGACGCGCAGGGATTCAGAACATTGGATGACAAAAAATTAACCGTCAAAAAAACGGGCGCTTTTATTTATCATTATGGCTGGGTGAAGTCACCAAAAGCGCAGCAAGCCAAACAAAGTTCTTTTCACAAGATGTGGCACGACGATGCCTGGATGAAAAATAACATTCCTGAAGTGGAAGAATTTGATTACAGTAACATTGATCTTTTAGAAATCTATAAAGGCTCGCACCCAAAAGTTTTTGAGACCCGCATTCAACACGCAAACTGGAATTTTAAATACGATCTTAAAAAAGTAAAACGAAATTTAAAATACCGTTTTTTGTTTTTGGTGGAAAAGCTTACGGGTTGGAGGATTGGAGAGAACAGGAACTACCGAATTACTTAG
- a CDS encoding RNA methyltransferase: MLSKNQIKEIQSLQIKKFRESKKQFIAEGIKTVLEILEHAPILLEDIFATREFIEAHKETLRRLNLKYTEVSEAELKKISLQTTPSGVMAICRYFKEPKADFDFENNFAFFLDDVRDPGNLGTIIRLADWFGVSTIFCSPGSCDFYNPKVIQSTMGAFLRVSSVYIELKDLLAKQQIKTIYGAVLTGSNLYKEKLTNGLIVIGNEANGISEENLNLLTKKLTIPANQNNGTESLNAAMATSIIASEFFRQLKQS; the protein is encoded by the coding sequence ATGCTTAGTAAAAATCAAATAAAGGAAATACAATCTCTGCAAATAAAAAAGTTCAGAGAATCTAAAAAACAATTTATTGCAGAGGGGATAAAAACGGTGCTTGAAATTTTAGAGCACGCACCGATATTACTCGAGGATATCTTTGCGACGAGAGAATTTATAGAAGCACATAAAGAAACGCTTCGGAGATTAAACCTAAAATACACAGAAGTAAGCGAAGCGGAGTTAAAAAAGATTAGCCTGCAAACCACGCCAAGCGGCGTTATGGCCATCTGTAGATATTTTAAGGAGCCAAAAGCAGATTTCGATTTTGAAAATAATTTCGCTTTTTTTCTCGACGATGTTCGCGATCCGGGTAATCTTGGTACCATCATACGCCTGGCAGATTGGTTTGGTGTTTCTACTATTTTTTGTTCTCCGGGCAGTTGCGACTTTTATAATCCTAAAGTGATTCAATCTACCATGGGAGCCTTCCTTAGAGTTAGCAGCGTTTACATAGAGTTAAAAGATCTGCTTGCAAAACAACAGATTAAAACTATTTATGGCGCAGTATTAACGGGAAGTAATCTTTACAAAGAGAAACTTACCAACGGACTCATCGTAATTGGAAACGAAGCAAATGGTATCAGTGAAGAGAATTTAAATCTTCTTACCAAAAAACTGACCATTCCAGCCAACCAAAATAACGGAACGGAATCCCTCAATGCCGCTATGGCTACCTCGATTATTGCCTCTGAGTTTTTCAGGCAATTAAAACAGAGCTAG
- a CDS encoding valine--tRNA ligase has protein sequence MEIAKTYNPGEAEQRWYPHWMKHQFFKSTPDHRKPYTIVIPPPNVTGMLHMGHMLNNTIQDVLIRRARMLGFNACWVPGTDHASIATETKVVNLLAEKGIKKTDLSREEFLKHAFDWKEKYGGIILEQLKKLGASCDWDRTRFTMEPALTESVLDAFIHLFNKGQIYRGVRMVNWDPQGLTALSDEEVIHKETNSKLVYVKYQIEPSPGSAAKEYITVATTRPETIMGDTAVCVNPHDERYAHLKGKNIIVPVVNRVVPIIFDEYVDRSFGTGALKVTPAHDINDFNLGQKYNLPTIDALTPDGKISEAAGAYVGMDRFACRKQIIKDLEEQGLVEKIEEIKNKVGYSERTNAVIEPKLSMQWFLKMEEISKPALDAVLNGEVKLIPEKYINTYKHWMENVHDWCISRQLWWGQRIPAWYDNAGNTVVCKTKEEALELLKAKNAAVKPEDLKQDEDVLDTWFSSWLWPLTVFDPEVIKNGWAKANEDVKYYYPTNDLVTGPDILFFWIARMIIAGKEFADLKPFTNVYLTGIVRDKLGRKMSKQLGNSPDPLDLVTKYGADGVRVGMLLSSPAGNDLLFDEKDCEQGRNFANKVWNAFRLIKGFEVIPAVSANGADMQPNSSKATITWFENKLSEQLEIINDHYSKYRMSDALMATYKLVWDDFCAWYLEAIKPEFVDGKSLPIDQTTYDATTNFLEQLLKVMHPWMPFVTEEIWHLLKERSEKECVIVAEWPKQLASLDARLLGEFEVSKEIVTTVRNVRAQKQMSPKEKLEVIEKSSADRSYFDDVIVKLANLSAFSYSKEKVEGAYSFTVKTTEFYIPLANNINVEEEKERLTKELEYNKGFLKSVQIKLSNEKFVANAKPEIIASERKKESDALSKIESIEGQLKSL, from the coding sequence ATGGAGATAGCCAAGACATATAACCCCGGCGAAGCAGAGCAGAGATGGTATCCGCATTGGATGAAACATCAGTTTTTTAAATCAACACCCGATCACCGCAAACCTTATACTATAGTCATTCCCCCTCCTAACGTAACGGGTATGTTGCATATGGGGCACATGCTTAATAACACTATTCAGGATGTTTTAATTCGCCGCGCGCGTATGCTGGGCTTTAACGCCTGCTGGGTGCCGGGAACAGATCATGCAAGTATTGCAACGGAAACAAAAGTTGTAAATCTGCTGGCAGAAAAAGGAATTAAAAAGACAGATCTTTCACGTGAAGAGTTTTTAAAACATGCATTCGACTGGAAGGAAAAATATGGCGGAATAATTTTAGAACAGTTAAAGAAATTAGGCGCCAGTTGTGATTGGGATCGTACACGTTTTACCATGGAACCTGCTTTAACAGAGTCGGTGTTAGATGCCTTTATTCACCTTTTTAATAAAGGTCAGATTTATCGTGGTGTTCGTATGGTGAACTGGGATCCACAGGGCCTCACAGCTCTGAGTGATGAGGAGGTTATTCATAAAGAAACTAACAGTAAGCTGGTTTACGTAAAATACCAAATTGAGCCTTCGCCAGGCTCAGCCGCAAAGGAATACATAACAGTTGCTACTACACGGCCTGAAACTATTATGGGTGATACTGCTGTTTGCGTAAATCCACACGACGAGCGCTACGCACACTTAAAAGGAAAAAACATAATTGTGCCTGTAGTAAACCGTGTAGTGCCGATTATTTTTGACGAATATGTGGATCGTTCTTTCGGAACAGGTGCATTAAAGGTAACTCCTGCGCACGATATTAATGACTTTAACCTTGGACAGAAATATAATCTTCCAACTATTGATGCTCTGACTCCGGATGGAAAAATTAGTGAAGCTGCAGGTGCCTACGTGGGTATGGACCGTTTCGCCTGCCGTAAACAGATTATTAAAGATTTGGAAGAACAAGGTCTGGTTGAGAAGATCGAAGAGATAAAAAATAAAGTTGGCTATAGCGAACGAACCAATGCGGTAATTGAACCAAAGCTATCTATGCAATGGTTTTTAAAAATGGAGGAGATTAGTAAACCTGCCTTAGATGCTGTGTTAAACGGAGAAGTGAAATTAATTCCTGAAAAGTACATTAACACTTACAAACACTGGATGGAAAATGTTCACGATTGGTGCATTAGCCGTCAGCTTTGGTGGGGACAACGTATCCCGGCCTGGTACGACAATGCAGGAAATACGGTAGTTTGTAAAACCAAAGAAGAAGCTCTGGAATTATTAAAAGCAAAAAACGCAGCTGTAAAACCAGAAGATTTAAAACAGGATGAAGATGTTCTTGATACCTGGTTCTCTTCATGGTTATGGCCGCTAACGGTTTTTGATCCGGAAGTAATTAAAAATGGATGGGCAAAAGCCAACGAAGATGTGAAATATTATTATCCTACAAATGATTTAGTAACGGGCCCGGATATTTTATTTTTCTGGATCGCACGTATGATCATTGCCGGAAAAGAGTTTGCAGATTTAAAACCTTTTACAAACGTTTATCTTACTGGAATTGTAAGAGATAAGTTGGGAAGAAAAATGAGTAAACAATTAGGAAACTCTCCCGATCCGCTTGATCTTGTAACCAAGTACGGAGCAGACGGTGTGCGTGTGGGAATGCTACTGAGCTCACCTGCCGGAAACGATTTGTTGTTTGATGAAAAAGATTGTGAACAGGGTAGAAACTTTGCCAATAAAGTCTGGAATGCGTTTCGTTTGATTAAAGGATTTGAGGTTATTCCTGCTGTTTCTGCGAACGGAGCCGATATGCAGCCAAACTCTTCTAAAGCAACTATTACCTGGTTTGAAAATAAATTATCGGAGCAACTGGAAATAATCAACGATCATTATTCTAAATACAGAATGAGTGATGCTTTGATGGCAACGTATAAATTGGTGTGGGATGATTTTTGTGCCTGGTATTTAGAAGCTATTAAGCCAGAATTTGTCGACGGTAAATCTTTGCCCATTGATCAGACAACTTACGATGCTACTACTAATTTCCTGGAACAACTTTTAAAAGTGATGCATCCCTGGATGCCTTTTGTGACTGAAGAAATCTGGCATTTACTTAAAGAACGTTCAGAAAAAGAATGTGTGATTGTTGCGGAATGGCCTAAGCAGTTAGCATCTTTAGATGCCAGGCTGTTAGGTGAGTTCGAAGTATCGAAGGAAATAGTAACTACGGTAAGAAATGTTCGCGCGCAAAAACAAATGTCGCCGAAAGAAAAATTAGAAGTCATAGAAAAATCTTCGGCCGACCGTTCTTATTTTGATGATGTTATTGTGAAGCTTGCTAATCTTTCTGCATTTTCTTATTCAAAAGAAAAAGTGGAGGGAGCGTATAGTTTCACAGTTAAAACAACGGAATTTTATATTCCGTTAGCCAACAATATTAATGTAGAGGAAGAAAAAGAACGTCTCACAAAAGAATTGGAATACAACAAAGGCTTCTTAAAATCGGTACAAATAAAATTGTCAAACGAAAAATTCGTGGCTAATGCAAAGCCGGAAATTATAGCAAGTGAACGTAAGAAAGAAAGTGACGCATTGTCTAAAATTGAATCCATTGAAGGACAATTAAAGAGTTTGTAA
- a CDS encoding alpha/beta hydrolase, with product MSTLKSINSKTVVFITGAFVTHNGWNPWKTYFEAQGYTTHNPSWPHKEGSPQELRALHPTKNTKLATLTLSELIDHYAAFVKALPEKPILVGHSLGGLITQVLVNRGLAAAGVLVHPFPPLGIIPYEFSFLKSAWKVLGIFTSLKKTYLMSLNDWQYAFTNGMSLSEQQKSYEENTIPESKTVARGALTSAAKVDFKKPHAPILFITGSTDNILPASLSYRNFKKYSDKNSITDYKLFEGKNHFVVGLPSWREEADYILNWLKN from the coding sequence ATGAGCACGTTAAAATCAATCAACTCAAAAACAGTAGTATTTATTACAGGAGCTTTTGTAACTCACAATGGCTGGAACCCATGGAAAACTTATTTCGAAGCACAAGGTTATACCACCCATAATCCTTCATGGCCTCATAAAGAAGGAAGTCCTCAAGAACTCCGTGCACTTCATCCAACTAAAAACACAAAACTTGCCACGCTGACACTCTCTGAATTAATAGACCATTACGCTGCTTTTGTAAAAGCTTTACCCGAAAAGCCAATTCTTGTAGGGCACTCTTTAGGCGGATTAATTACCCAGGTTTTGGTTAATCGCGGTCTTGCCGCAGCCGGAGTGCTAGTTCATCCTTTTCCTCCTTTGGGAATTATCCCCTACGAATTCTCTTTCTTAAAATCTGCTTGGAAAGTTTTGGGAATCTTTACTTCTCTTAAAAAAACATATTTAATGTCGCTTAACGACTGGCAATACGCATTCACAAACGGTATGTCTTTAAGTGAACAACAAAAATCTTATGAAGAAAACACCATTCCTGAATCTAAAACGGTTGCCCGAGGAGCACTTACTTCTGCTGCAAAAGTAGACTTCAAAAAACCACATGCTCCTATCTTGTTTATCACCGGAAGCACAGATAATATTCTACCTGCATCTTTGAGTTACCGTAACTTTAAAAAATACAGCGATAAAAATTCGATAACAGATTACAAATTATTTGAAGGCAAAAACCATTTCGTTGTTGGATTACCAAGCTGGAGAGAAGAAGCAGATTACATTTTGAACTGGTTAAAAAACTAA
- a CDS encoding Crp/Fnr family transcriptional regulator yields the protein METLKYALNTLADLNEDDFNLSKEYWQKKEYKKGDYYNEYRHVCKYLGFVEEGVFRTYYVDAKTELEKNVFFFSQHQVVVSFESFIHQSPCNYYTQSMTDSKVLYIHVDHLKKLYAQSHKWERLGRLIAEMAFSISMKRTESFLFQSPEERYLDLIKQHPEIFNNIPLYHLSSYLGIQGPSLSRIRKRISGK from the coding sequence ATGGAGACCCTCAAATATGCCCTAAATACCTTAGCCGATCTTAATGAAGATGATTTTAATCTTTCAAAAGAGTATTGGCAGAAGAAGGAATATAAAAAAGGCGATTATTACAACGAATACCGTCATGTGTGCAAATACCTGGGCTTTGTAGAAGAGGGGGTCTTCCGGACCTATTATGTAGATGCCAAAACAGAACTTGAAAAAAATGTTTTCTTTTTTTCGCAGCACCAGGTCGTTGTTTCCTTTGAAAGTTTTATCCACCAATCGCCTTGTAATTATTACACACAATCTATGACGGATTCTAAGGTGCTTTATATTCATGTAGACCATCTTAAAAAACTTTATGCGCAATCGCATAAATGGGAAAGGCTTGGAAGGCTGATTGCAGAAATGGCTTTTAGTATTTCTATGAAACGCACAGAAAGTTTCCTGTTTCAAAGTCCAGAAGAGCGTTACCTTGACCTCATTAAACAACATCCGGAAATTTTTAATAACATTCCCCTATACCACCTTTCATCTTACCTCGGAATTCAAGGTCCTTCGCTGAGCCGCATTCGTAAAAGGATTTCGGGGAAGTAA